The Larus michahellis chromosome 9, bLarMic1.1, whole genome shotgun sequence genome contains the following window.
AGGCAAACTAAGCAATCAAACAtaagtttttgttggttttgtttgttgtttttttttttacagctaagtATGTGTTGCTAAACTGACTGTTAATTGTGGAAAGGAAAACtcttcacaggaagaaaactgttttttcagtgaTTGTTGATTAGTTGATTCTGTATAGCAGCAGCACTTTAGGTACCTACCTGCTATTGTTATCATCCATACAAGAACGTAAGTTATTGCAGAAATCcatgctgctgaaatgaaaaatgtcacCATGAACCAGTTCCTCCAAAACTGTCTTCTGCAATCTGGTATAGTCAAATAGAGTAGTGTAATAATTGGAAGGGATAACACCCACAAAATTCTCCTCATATCTGCTTCAGGCATGGTGAAGACACTTGGATGATCTGTTGAagaaaaagtaacttttaaaTTGTAGCATTAAGCTTGAATCCATAGCATACAGTCATATTGCTGGCCTCTACTTCtgagaacactgaaaaaaggtaaaaaatactTCCTCAAATTCTAGCTGTAGTCTTACCCAGTACCTACATGACACTGGACAAAACTCCGAACTCAAATGTTCTTTATTACCATGTCACTAGGAGAGAGCTAAGGTGGatgaaaaatgaacttttctaTAAAGGTGTACACAGAGCATTTACCAAGAGTAAGTACCAACTGCTGTTTTTTGCTAAAGTGAAGAGGAAGCTGATAATCTGTGTTCACATCCTAGCTATTCCTTTACTGATTTAATGCATATTTTGGGCTATGAACCTGCCATTGTCATAAGAAAACAGTGTATATTAGTACAGTACGAGTGAGTCTTTCAGCTGAAGCTGCATTTTACAAGCAGTGTTGCTGGGAAGTTTCATATGTGCACAACAAAGACTGATGGAAGTCTTCTGTTCTAATATGACACAAATGAGCAACTATGCTAACATTCCTCTAGCAATTAACTCTGATTTTGCTTAGTGTTATAATCCAGGGAAGAATAATGATTTGCGGGagttttttgtgaagaaaatctTATTTATATCTCAGAATGTACTCTTTATTAGAACTGATGCAGAAAGACATGCAGAGTGCTAGTGACAACTGTAATAATACCTTCAGAGATTTCATCAAGCCCATGTAAGCTTGTTGAAAGTTGAGAGTAGTCCAGCTTGTCTTGAAAAATTCCGCTATCTGTTCTTGACTGTTTACGAATTAGAGGTCCATGCCCTTCCTGCCATCCACCCAGTGGCTGCTGCTCAGCATTTTCTTCCATAGCTCTTGTAAAACACGTACAGCAGGGACTGAACTTTTTCATGAGATATTGGTTGATTTTAATGTCAAAACATAGTACCAGAATGTAACAGCTGTATATCAATAATAAGGATGCACTTTCATACCTagaatgaaaaatagattttacaTAACgtgtaatataaaaaaaacccaactctttaACTTGTTAAAATGGCATGGCGttaaaatggagagagaaaatttGCATGAGTAGCAAAAGGAGAACACACGTAAGCATCTATTTGCAGTTGTATGGCCAGTGTCATGGAAGATCATGAGCGTCTCCGTATCTTTTCAGCAATTTGATCAATTTCCCTTCCCTGCAGAATCTTGTTTCTGTACTGTATAGCTGCACGTTTTCCAGGGGATCTTACTGATAGAACATCTTACTGATGTTTGTGAAATTGAGTTTTCATATGATGGTTGAAGAGAATGATAGTATGTGCTATTTTGAGTTAGAAATTTCAGACACTTAGTGCTGGACCTGACTGACTTGTTGAGGCAACAGGAGTTTCAGTGTTGATGGAAGAGAGTTAAAACATCAGAGGCTCATGATCTGCTTCTGGCagacaaatgtttttcttaacagTGATGCTATCAAAGAAAAGGCTCAAAAGAAGTAAGCTATGAAGACTAATTGCTATGCCAAAACAGTTATGATAGAATTTGTCAAGTCTGTACAGACAAACCTATGCAGATCAAATTTATAAATATGCAGGGTTTGAATATTTAGGTAATAATCTTTACAAGGATTGCGACTTTCTGCGTTTTTAAAGCAACAGGATGTTTAGTTTtgaagtttgggggtttgggttgtttgtttgtttttcaaaacattgTCTCACTAATCTCCAGTCAACATGAATTCAACACTACTTGCGCTCTTACCAGTAAACTCTGTTGTCAGATATCATCGCAAGGACTGCCGCTGCACTAATTGTATATGCCAGACAGTCTCTAAACAGCGGCCAACAGGATAGCCTTGAAACCTGCAGATCACAGATTCATTTACTTTTCTTAAACTTGTCTAATACTTTCACTAAGTGCTGTAAATGCTGCATCAATATGTTGTTTCTATATTATGTAAAAATTTAAGATTCTTAGGAATGACTTAAGTATGATATTTAACAAGttagtgtttttaaaaactttcataGCAAGTTATCTTAAAACTGATTACATCTGGTTTTGCTACTAAATAATAAACTTGACGGTTGTCATAGTAAGTCTCTCTTGGCTTTTGTTGGCAAATCAGAAAGGATAACCATTTGGCTCTTAGGAGCAGAACTATCAAAGTTGATACATACCACGCTGGATAACAGCCCACAAGCTGCAGAAATACCGAGAAGATTATAGATTGCTGATCCAAGGATGGTGCTGATGCCGATATCTCCCTTTGTCACGAAGACTCCTATAAGGAAAATGACTCTCCGGTATGTTTCAGTTTGGTATGCAAGGAAAAGAATTCTAGATTCTGAGGAGTCAAAGCATATCTCTCTCACCTAGAAAAGCGGTGACAAGCTCTGGAGCAGAGCTTCCAGCAGCCATAAAAGTTGCTCCAGCAACATCCTGAGAGAGGCCAAGGCCTGAGGATAGAGCAAAAGAATTgcttaaacaaataaatacttcATTAGTCTGTACCCATTACTTGCATTAGTATATAATGTTAGAAGCTACTGCAGTTTAATAGAATAAACTTTGCTTACTTTCATAACAGttaatgcatttatttgaaaTTGGTAACATAATATATTGAAGACATAGCCTCATTTATTGGGCTGATTTATTTCtaactttaataaataaattagttTAAATACCAGAAAAGAAGGACTGATAATACAAGAGATTTGGGTATGATTTTAAAACAGGCATACTTATGTGGGCTTTAACTCTGTTTCATATGGGTAATAATTGTGGGGAAATTCCATGGACTCTAGTATGACATTGCTACATGATCCATGTCAAGTCTGTCTGTCTTCCAGGGAAAGCCATGCTACTGTGTCTTCACATACCAGAAATACTAGTTAAATTCAAACCAGTGCTGCGATCTTAAAATCAAATTTGCACTTCATATGGACAGTGTAAGAGCCTGTGTCTTGCTTGaatgaaatgagatttttgttcTGGTAAGTTGACTGTTTCTGAAACGTAACTCACTCCTCACTCTGCGGATCAAGTTCTGCGCACCAAGAACAGGGACGTATGGCTAACTATGGAAAAAGTCTGACAAATGCTTACTTACcatcaataaaaaaatatcagctCTACAGCAAAGTTTAAGCTTACATTTTCTGTAAGTGTTCTGGTCTGGAGAATGTTTTCTGGTGTTCAGGGATGAGTTTCCCTAAGGGAGTTTTTTTATACGCTTGGCAATGAAAAGCTGAACTCTCAGCCAAGACTGTCTATTTCAGTGGTCTGCGAAAGCCAGGGGAATTATTACAGGTTGATTAGATTTCATAGAACTGTTGTAACCGTAGTATTCCTTTCTCCTCTGTCATACCTTTAGTGTATAAACAGTAGCTTATCCTGATACTTATTCACTACTTTGAGAGAAGTATAGAAACTTCAGCAAGGTACTTAATTGCAATGTTTTAATACAGGgagagttttggtttgtttggtgttGTGTCCCTCCACCcccatttttatttgtttttgcttttgctaGGAACCTGGACATACTCCTGCTCACACCAAAGTTACATTGTCAGTTTAATTAATTTTGAGGAAGTTTTAAGATTTTCCTCCAGACACAAGGAAAGCAAATTTTAAACGAATGCCTGATTTTTCAATATAATATTGATACATTGTATCAAATTAAATATTGTATGGATAAGTCTAACTATGCACAGAGGAGACTCAACTTTCTTTAGTTTTGTCTCCAGAGCACTCTAACTTTGAAGCTTTCTTAAAGAGAATGTTCTATACCGAGCTGCTtagttttcacaggaaaaagaTGAGGATGTTCACTTACATTCACTGATGATCTCTAGAGAAGGTAGGAAGTAATCATCGCACACAATGGACACGGCCAGAAACATGTAAAGTATAATTATGAAATAGATAACGATTCCTCCATCCTTTCTCTCCTGCGGTGTAAAAAATCCTTCAGGAAACTCCGATGAAGAAGAAGGGACACAACCCGTCCTGTTTTCTGAAAGTCGAGCACAAAACTGTTACACATCCTAATCCCTTTCCGTTTTCCAGGCTGTGGATTAGAACTATAAACGGCGGATGGCTGCAGTggatttctgtctttcaaatagATCTATTTTTCATCTGGGGACAAGGACAGATGCCGCGATGTCCTCAAAGCGCCGCACACCCGGAGAGGGCGGGGGGCAAGACATCACCCGACGGCGGGACGGGCTGTGCAGCCTGTCAGCGACCCCCCgccacggccccgccgcccggcgggACGGCTCCGCTCCCTACCTGTGTCCGGGGCCGGGCGCTGGGCCCGcgctccccgcggcggcggctgccaggccgccagcagcgccagcaccagcagccgccgcgccgctgccggccgccccgctcccgcccgcaTCTCGCCGGCTctgagggcgggcggcgggcgggcggcgatAGGGCCGGCAGGGTCACGTGAGGCCGCCCCCGTGCCCCCTCCCGCGGCCGCTCCCCCTCAGGGCATCCGCGGGTTCGGCTCCCCCTCAGGGATCTCCCTCCCTCAGGGGATCTGGGCGGTTCTGTTCAGTCCCCCCCTGTCCCTGGGTCCCGCCAGCCCGGCCGCTGCGCCCGGCGTGAGGGCAGGTTTCACCtcggggctgctggcagcaggtcCCGGGGCTGGACCGTGGCtgaggaggcaggcagggtgcTGCCGTCATCTTCTGCCTTTGGTTTGTGGGGAGAACGCAAGGTTTTGGCCATCACGAGCGTGCTTCTAGTGCAGACTGCTGAGCGCGATACCCAGCTGCTGTGTGAGTGTTTGGAGAGGTAGAaaccagcaatgtgcactcgcagcccagaaagccaaccccatcctgggctgcatcctcggcagtgtggccagcagggcgagggaggggatcctgcccctctgctccgctctggggagaccccacctgcagtgctgcctccagctctggggccaccaacatgagaaggacatggacctgttggagcggggccagagggggccacaaaaatgatcagagggctggagccc
Protein-coding sequences here:
- the SLC24A5 gene encoding sodium/potassium/calcium exchanger 5, whose protein sequence is MRAGAGRPAAARRLLVLALLAAWQPPPRGARAQRPAPDTENRTGCVPSSSSEFPEGFFTPQERKDGGIVIYFIIILYMFLAVSIVCDDYFLPSLEIISECLGLSQDVAGATFMAAGSSAPELVTAFLGVFVTKGDIGISTILGSAIYNLLGISAACGLLSSVVSRLSCWPLFRDCLAYTISAAAVLAMISDNRVYWYESASLLLIYSCYILVLCFDIKINQYLMKKFSPCCTCFTRAMEENAEQQPLGGWQEGHGPLIRKQSRTDSGIFQDKLDYSQLSTSLHGLDEISEDHPSVFTMPEADMRRILWVLSLPIITLLYLTIPDCRRQFWRNWFMVTFFISAAWISAITYVLVWMITIAGETLGIPESVMGLTLLAAGTSVPDTIASVLVAQKGNGDMAMSNIVGSNVFDMLCLGIPWFIKTAFINTSGPIEVSSSGLTYTAISLICSVVFVFLAVHLNGWKIDKKLGAICLVLYLVFTVLSILYELGIIGNNPTRVCGN